From Cellulomonas fimi ATCC 484, a single genomic window includes:
- a CDS encoding ATP-grasp domain-containing protein, translating into MTRVLVTGAGGPAGVAVIRSLQRRGDVEVFAADMDRWASAIYLVPAERRRLVPAGRAPEFVDVVAQMCREDRIDVLFPTVDVELPRLAAERDRLAADGTLLASPALGTLETCLDKLALARACTRTVRVPRTELVGTPQATSGWEFPVIVKPRRGAGSRGVRTVFSAAELESVHAEEDLLVQELLPGDEFSVDVLAGLDGSVVAAVPRARLRVDSGVAVAGVTVHDDDLVATASAVARAVGLTTVANVQLKRDADGVPALLEVNPRFPGAMPLTVAAGVDMPSLTLDAVLGRPLPEHVDYAEVANVRYLEDVFLPLAEVLPAPQVTPETADA; encoded by the coding sequence GTGACCCGAGTGCTGGTGACGGGAGCCGGCGGACCCGCCGGGGTGGCGGTGATCCGCTCGCTGCAGCGGCGCGGCGACGTCGAGGTGTTCGCCGCCGACATGGACCGCTGGGCGAGCGCGATCTACCTCGTGCCGGCCGAGCGGCGGCGGCTCGTCCCCGCGGGGCGCGCGCCCGAGTTCGTCGACGTCGTCGCCCAGATGTGCCGCGAGGACCGGATCGACGTGCTGTTCCCGACCGTCGACGTCGAGCTGCCCCGGCTCGCCGCCGAGCGGGACCGGCTCGCCGCCGACGGCACGCTGCTCGCGTCTCCCGCGCTCGGCACGCTCGAGACGTGCCTCGACAAGCTCGCCCTCGCGCGGGCGTGCACGCGGACCGTGCGGGTCCCGCGCACCGAGCTCGTCGGGACCCCGCAGGCGACCTCGGGCTGGGAGTTCCCCGTCATCGTCAAGCCGCGGCGCGGCGCCGGGTCGCGCGGGGTGCGGACCGTCTTCAGCGCCGCAGAGCTGGAGTCGGTGCACGCCGAGGAGGACCTGCTCGTGCAGGAGCTGCTGCCCGGCGACGAGTTCTCCGTCGACGTCCTCGCGGGCCTCGACGGCTCCGTCGTGGCGGCCGTGCCGCGCGCCCGCCTGCGCGTCGACTCCGGCGTCGCCGTCGCGGGCGTCACGGTGCACGACGACGACCTCGTCGCGACGGCGTCGGCCGTCGCGCGGGCCGTCGGCCTGACGACCGTCGCGAACGTCCAGCTCAAGCGCGACGCCGACGGCGTGCCCGCGCTGCTCGAGGTCAACCCGCGGTTCCCCGGTGCGATGCCGCTGACCGTCGCGGCCGGCGTGGACATGCCGTCGCTGACGCTCGACGCGGTGCTCGGTCGACCGCTGCCCGAGCACGTCGACTACGCCGAGGTCGCCAACGTGCGCTACCTCGAGGACGTGTTCCTGCCGCTCGCCGAGGTGCTCCCCGCGCCCCAGGTCACCCCCGAGACCGCGGACGCATGA
- a CDS encoding nitroreductase family deazaflavin-dependent oxidoreductase yields the protein MPIPMWVTRVNRRVTNPVLGAVSDRVPPLATLHHVGRTSGRRYRTPVMAFRTRRGVVVALTYGPHVQWLSNVDAAGGARLVQRGRVLVLDDPVRLRGDAGARLVPRVVRLALRALHVDEFVELAVVGTADQDPDPPRVSDP from the coding sequence ATGCCCATCCCGATGTGGGTCACCCGCGTGAACCGGCGTGTCACCAACCCCGTGCTCGGGGCGGTCTCGGACCGGGTGCCACCGCTCGCGACGCTGCACCACGTCGGCCGCACGTCCGGCCGGCGGTACCGCACGCCCGTCATGGCGTTCCGCACGCGCCGCGGCGTGGTCGTCGCGCTCACCTACGGGCCGCACGTGCAGTGGCTGAGCAACGTGGACGCCGCCGGCGGCGCCCGGCTCGTGCAGCGCGGACGGGTGCTCGTGCTCGACGACCCGGTGCGGCTGCGCGGCGACGCGGGCGCCCGCCTGGTGCCCCGCGTCGTGCGCCTCGCCCTGCGGGCGCTGCACGTGGACGAGTTCGTCGAGCTCGCGGTCGTCGGGACCGCCGACCAGGACCCGGACCCGCCCCGCGTCAGCGACCCGTGA
- a CDS encoding FMN reductase, whose amino-acid sequence MSDRSIVVVSAGLSQPSSTRLLADRLADATVAELAQRGITAHVETLELRDLAHEVVNMTLTGFASGPLRAALDTVARADGLIAVSPVFSASYSGLFKSFVDVLDKDLLVGRPVLLGATGGTARHSLALEYALRPLFAYLRADVVPTAVYAATDDWADAGSDRVNPLPDRIRRAGRQLAEEVADREPSAPAGLYDAVPSFEDLLGG is encoded by the coding sequence ATGAGCGACCGCTCGATCGTCGTCGTCTCGGCCGGGCTGTCCCAGCCCTCGTCCACCCGCCTGCTGGCCGACCGGCTCGCCGACGCCACCGTCGCCGAGCTGGCCCAGCGCGGCATCACCGCGCACGTCGAGACGCTCGAGCTGCGCGACCTCGCGCACGAGGTCGTCAACATGACGCTCACCGGGTTCGCGTCCGGGCCGCTGCGCGCCGCGCTCGACACGGTCGCACGGGCCGACGGCCTGATCGCCGTCTCGCCGGTGTTCTCGGCGTCGTACTCCGGCCTCTTCAAGTCCTTCGTCGACGTGCTCGACAAGGACCTGCTCGTCGGGCGGCCCGTGCTGCTCGGCGCGACGGGCGGCACCGCACGGCACTCGCTCGCGCTCGAGTACGCGCTGCGGCCCCTGTTCGCCTACCTGCGGGCGGACGTCGTGCCGACCGCGGTCTACGCGGCGACCGACGACTGGGCCGACGCGGGCAGCGACCGCGTCAACCCGCTGCCGGACCGCATCCGCCGGGCCGGCCGCCAGCTCGCGGAGGAGGTCGCCGACCGCGAGCCGTCGGCCCCCGCGGGCCTGTACGACGCGGTCCCCTCCTTCGAGGACCTCCTGGGCGGCTGA
- a CDS encoding LLM class flavin-dependent oxidoreductase, producing the protein MQFGIFSVGDVTTDPITGRTPDDTERVRNMLTIAEHADAAGLDVFATGEHHNPPFVPSSPTTMLGYLAGRTKNILLSTATTLITTNDPVRLAEEYAMLQVISDGRMDLMLGRGNTGPVYPWFGQDIRQGIPLAIENYALLRRLWTEDVVDWSGKFRTPLQGFTSTPRPLDGVAPFVWHASIRSPEIAEQAAYYGDGFLHNAIFWPMEHTAQMVNFYRQRFEHHGHGQADQAIVGLGGQVFVRKDSQKAWDEFRPYFDVAPVYGHGPSMEEFTRETPLTVGSPQQVIDRYGKFFEQVGHYQRQMFLVDHAGLPLKTVLEQIDLLAEEIVPVLRREAEAVRPAHVPSDPPSHAQRVAAARAAGQSPTASPAAADRWTGRTAEDDVEAADAVAR; encoded by the coding sequence ATGCAGTTCGGGATCTTCAGCGTCGGGGACGTCACCACGGACCCGATCACCGGTCGCACGCCGGACGACACCGAGCGCGTGCGGAACATGCTCACCATCGCCGAGCACGCCGACGCCGCGGGCCTCGACGTCTTCGCCACCGGCGAGCACCACAACCCGCCGTTCGTGCCGTCCTCGCCCACCACGATGCTCGGCTACCTCGCGGGCCGCACGAAGAACATCCTGCTGTCCACCGCGACGACCCTCATCACCACCAACGACCCCGTCCGGCTGGCCGAGGAGTACGCGATGCTCCAGGTCATCTCCGACGGCCGCATGGACCTCATGCTCGGCCGCGGCAACACCGGGCCCGTCTACCCGTGGTTCGGCCAGGACATCCGTCAGGGCATCCCGCTCGCGATCGAGAACTACGCGCTGCTGCGCCGCCTGTGGACCGAGGACGTCGTCGACTGGTCCGGCAAGTTCCGCACCCCGCTGCAGGGCTTCACCTCGACCCCGCGCCCGCTCGACGGCGTCGCGCCGTTCGTGTGGCACGCCTCGATCCGCTCCCCCGAGATCGCCGAGCAGGCCGCGTACTACGGCGACGGGTTCCTGCACAACGCGATCTTCTGGCCCATGGAGCACACGGCGCAGATGGTGAACTTCTACCGCCAGCGCTTCGAGCACCACGGGCACGGCCAGGCGGACCAGGCGATCGTCGGGCTCGGCGGCCAGGTGTTCGTCCGCAAGGACTCCCAGAAGGCGTGGGACGAGTTCCGCCCCTACTTCGACGTCGCCCCCGTCTACGGGCACGGCCCGTCGATGGAGGAGTTCACGCGCGAGACCCCGCTGACCGTCGGCTCGCCGCAGCAGGTCATCGACCGGTACGGGAAGTTCTTCGAGCAGGTCGGCCACTACCAGCGGCAGATGTTCCTCGTCGACCACGCCGGCCTGCCGCTCAAGACCGTCCTGGAGCAGATCGACCTCCTCGCCGAGGAGATCGTGCCCGTGCTGCGCCGCGAGGCCGAGGCCGTCCGCCCCGCGCACGTGCCCTCCGACCCGCCGTCGCACGCGCAGCGCGTCGCCGCCGCCCGCGCCGCCGGGCAGTCCCCCACAGCGTCGCCCGCCGCCGCCGACCGCTGGACCGGCCGGACCGCCGAGGACGACGTGGAAGCAGCGGACGCCGTCGCGCGTTGA
- a CDS encoding response regulator, translating to MSPRALVVDDEPDERALLATHLHRMGLDVRETRSAEEALSDDANLDVDVAFVDLRLPGMGGWELVEELRARRPGLPVVVVSVLDAHDYPNVEAALPKPFVGENVRTALDQALPGWSP from the coding sequence ATGAGCCCGCGGGCGCTCGTCGTCGACGACGAGCCCGACGAGCGCGCGCTGCTCGCCACGCACCTGCACCGGATGGGCCTCGACGTGCGCGAGACCCGCAGCGCCGAGGAGGCGCTGTCCGACGACGCGAACCTCGACGTGGACGTCGCGTTCGTCGACCTGCGGCTGCCCGGCATGGGCGGCTGGGAGCTGGTCGAGGAGCTCCGCGCCCGGCGCCCGGGCCTGCCGGTCGTCGTGGTCTCCGTGCTCGACGCGCACGACTACCCGAACGTCGAGGCGGCGCTGCCCAAGCCGTTCGTCGGCGAGAACGTGCGCACGGCGCTCGACCAGGCGCTGCCGGGGTGGTCGCCGTGA
- a CDS encoding response regulator, giving the protein MSDDQVRVLVVEDDVDTAQFVRTVLERRGGMAATVVHDPMSALAEVAARTFDVVVTDIQMPGMSGLDLLGELRARAPGVPVAVMTAFASVDYAVEALRRDADEFLVKPVGASVLVEKIGALAAEGRRRREAAAPTETVLAVGAHPDDVEIGIGATLASHRAAGDAVVVLTLSSGAIGGEVDARRHEALAAAAVINARLYLHDFEDTRLDPANGLITTIEDTIREVSPTVVYTHSVHDRHQDHRAVHQAVQVAARRVPSLACFQSPSSTVEFRPDTFVPVDGFVETKLAMLAAFESQAHRDYMEPDLVRATARYWSRFGTGRHAEPLETVRVAAMLSRSARAAGLSAARDDAAGLAHDETGGHR; this is encoded by the coding sequence GTGTCCGACGACCAGGTGAGGGTGCTCGTCGTCGAGGACGACGTCGATACGGCCCAGTTCGTCCGAACCGTCCTGGAACGACGCGGAGGCATGGCCGCCACCGTCGTGCACGACCCGATGTCCGCGCTCGCCGAGGTCGCCGCGCGCACGTTCGACGTCGTCGTCACCGACATCCAGATGCCCGGCATGAGCGGTCTCGACCTGCTCGGCGAGCTGCGCGCCCGCGCCCCCGGCGTCCCCGTGGCCGTCATGACGGCGTTCGCGAGCGTCGACTACGCCGTCGAGGCGCTGCGCCGCGACGCCGACGAGTTCCTCGTGAAGCCCGTCGGCGCGTCCGTCCTGGTCGAGAAGATCGGGGCGCTCGCCGCCGAGGGCCGCCGTCGCCGCGAGGCCGCCGCGCCCACCGAGACCGTGCTCGCGGTGGGCGCGCACCCCGACGACGTCGAGATCGGGATCGGCGCGACGCTCGCGTCGCACCGCGCGGCAGGTGACGCGGTCGTCGTCCTCACGCTCTCCAGCGGCGCGATCGGGGGCGAGGTCGACGCGCGCCGGCACGAGGCGCTCGCCGCGGCCGCGGTCATCAACGCCCGCCTGTACCTGCACGACTTCGAGGACACGCGCCTCGACCCGGCCAACGGCCTCATCACGACCATCGAGGACACGATCCGCGAGGTGTCCCCGACGGTCGTCTACACGCACTCCGTGCACGACCGGCACCAGGACCACCGCGCCGTGCACCAGGCCGTGCAGGTCGCGGCCCGACGCGTGCCGTCGCTCGCGTGCTTCCAGAGCCCGTCCTCGACCGTCGAGTTCCGACCCGACACGTTCGTGCCCGTCGACGGGTTCGTCGAGACGAAGCTCGCGATGCTCGCCGCGTTCGAGTCCCAGGCGCACCGCGACTACATGGAGCCCGACCTGGTGCGCGCGACCGCGCGGTACTGGTCGCGGTTCGGCACCGGCCGCCACGCGGAACCGCTCGAGACGGTCCGCGTCGCGGCGATGCTGTCCCGCTCGGCCCGCGCCGCGGGCCTCAGCGCCGCCCGGGACGACGCCGCAGGCCTCGCCCACGACGAGACAGGAGGACACCGGTGA
- a CDS encoding PHP domain-containing protein, with amino-acid sequence MTGPSLRGDHHVHSAFSDDAVSTPAENLAAARAAGLDTLRMVDHVRVSTSYVPDFLAVVRGLPRVDGLRVLTGVEAKVLDASGAVDAPPDVLAALGRPDGADRVLLADHQFPGPDGPWSPRVVLEHLGAGTLTRAGAVETLVTATARAVRRAGRAQLAHPFSLLPKIGLTEDDVSDELLDALAEVLVATGTPVEVNEKWRCPGARVRDRWVAAGVALVASTDAHVADDVGRYAWLRAEQA; translated from the coding sequence ATGACCGGCCCGTCGCTGCGGGGCGACCACCACGTGCACTCGGCGTTCTCCGACGACGCCGTGAGCACACCCGCGGAGAACCTCGCCGCCGCACGCGCCGCCGGCCTCGACACCCTCCGCATGGTCGACCACGTGCGCGTCTCCACGTCGTACGTGCCGGACTTCCTCGCGGTCGTGCGCGGGCTGCCGCGCGTCGACGGCCTGCGGGTCCTCACCGGGGTCGAGGCGAAGGTGCTCGACGCGTCGGGCGCCGTCGACGCGCCGCCCGACGTCCTGGCGGCGCTGGGCCGGCCCGACGGGGCCGACCGCGTGCTCCTCGCCGACCACCAGTTCCCCGGTCCCGACGGACCGTGGAGCCCGCGCGTGGTGCTCGAGCACCTGGGGGCCGGGACGCTCACGCGGGCCGGCGCGGTCGAGACGCTCGTGACGGCGACCGCGCGCGCGGTCCGGCGTGCCGGGCGCGCACAGCTCGCGCACCCCTTCTCGCTGCTGCCCAAGATCGGCCTGACCGAGGACGACGTGAGCGACGAGCTGCTCGACGCGCTCGCGGAGGTCCTCGTCGCGACCGGCACGCCCGTCGAGGTCAACGAGAAGTGGCGGTGCCCCGGCGCGCGGGTCCGGGACCGGTGGGTGGCCGCCGGGGTCGCGCTCGTGGCGTCCACCGACGCGCACGTCGCCGACGACGTCGGGCGGTACGCGTGGCTGCGCGCGGAGCAGGCGTGA
- a CDS encoding TetR/AcrR family transcriptional regulator yields the protein MSTDLVGGTRGRTRRAILDAAVRTLARDTGASLAQIADAADVGRTTLHRYFPERGDLLAAVADEAGTRLTEVAARARLHEGPGLDAILRACQECLQLGDLLTLLFTDVVPLDSCEPADGFTTALDGACARGLADGSLDPRLTPGWVQGTVWAALYLAWSELRAATTPPHDVVGQLLLTVGKALAAPQAAPH from the coding sequence GTGAGCACGGACCTCGTCGGCGGCACGCGCGGCCGCACGCGGCGCGCGATCCTCGACGCCGCGGTCCGCACCCTCGCGCGCGACACGGGCGCGAGCCTCGCCCAGATCGCCGACGCCGCCGACGTCGGACGCACCACGCTGCACCGCTACTTCCCGGAGCGCGGCGACCTGCTCGCCGCGGTCGCCGACGAGGCCGGCACCCGCCTCACCGAGGTCGCCGCCCGCGCCCGTCTCCACGAGGGTCCGGGGCTCGACGCGATCCTGCGCGCCTGCCAGGAGTGCCTGCAGCTGGGCGACCTGCTCACGCTGCTGTTCACGGACGTCGTCCCGCTCGACTCGTGCGAGCCCGCCGACGGCTTCACCACCGCGCTCGACGGGGCGTGCGCGCGCGGGCTGGCCGACGGCTCGCTCGACCCGCGCCTCACCCCGGGCTGGGTGCAGGGCACCGTGTGGGCGGCGCTCTACCTCGCGTGGAGCGAGCTGCGGGCCGCGACGACACCGCCGCACGACGTCGTCGGTCAGCTCCTGCTCACGGTCGGCAAGGCCCTCGCCGCGCCGCAGGCAGCCCCGCACTGA
- a CDS encoding ABC transporter ATP-binding protein, producing the protein MPPTTATDDPTAPSDPPAPAAGPAADDPAQALPRGERLRILVSFARPYSRTLLLGLVLGLAATAMGLATPMVTKWVLDSLTGSQDIAAPVAVLVGLLLVGSVVGLAQWILMGTVAERIVYDARRSLVEHFLRATVPAVTRRPVGELVTRTTSDTVLLREAASSSLVSLVNGVVSLVGTLVLMAVLDLVLLSTTIASIVVVGAVMAVLLPGIGTAQQASQESMGRLGGTLEGTLRAVRTVKSSRAEGRQGERILADARGARDHAIRAVRTTAVAWTVSWGGIQLAIVVILGLGAWRVADGLLAVSSLVAFLLYAFNIVGPITELTQSFTQLQSGIAAAARIREVTQMETEDGPVPAARVGAAAVDGVRARVALPAGAPPDDVPVVELRHVTAAYGPDAPPAVRDVSFAVPRHGHTALVGPSGAGKTTVFSLLLRFLEPQDGTLLLDGVPFAEVGHDALRARFAYVEQETPIVPGTIRENLLFSAPEATDEEVGQVLRAVRLDGAFDGLPEGLDTSLSSTSVSGGQRQRIALARALLRRPDVLLLDEATAQVDGLTEAAVHDCIRAAARTGAVVTVAHRLSTVVDADTILVMEEGRVRASGTHEELLAQDPLYRDLVEALRIGVELPSRTAS; encoded by the coding sequence ATGCCGCCGACGACCGCCACCGACGACCCGACCGCCCCGAGCGACCCGCCCGCACCCGCGGCCGGACCCGCCGCCGACGACCCCGCGCAGGCCCTCCCGCGCGGCGAGCGGCTGCGCATCCTCGTGTCCTTCGCGCGTCCGTACAGCCGGACCCTGCTCCTCGGCCTCGTGCTGGGCCTGGCCGCCACCGCGATGGGCCTCGCGACCCCGATGGTGACCAAGTGGGTCCTCGACTCGCTCACCGGCTCGCAGGACATCGCGGCACCCGTCGCGGTGCTCGTCGGGCTGCTGCTCGTCGGGTCCGTCGTGGGGCTCGCGCAGTGGATCCTCATGGGCACCGTCGCGGAGCGGATCGTCTACGACGCGCGCCGCTCGCTCGTCGAGCACTTCCTGCGCGCGACCGTCCCCGCGGTCACGCGCCGCCCCGTCGGCGAGCTCGTGACGCGCACGACGTCCGACACCGTGCTGCTGCGGGAGGCCGCGTCGTCGAGCCTCGTCAGCCTCGTCAACGGCGTGGTCTCGCTCGTCGGCACGCTCGTGCTCATGGCCGTGCTCGACCTCGTGCTGCTGAGCACGACCATCGCGTCGATCGTCGTGGTGGGCGCGGTCATGGCCGTGCTGCTGCCGGGGATCGGGACCGCGCAGCAGGCGTCGCAGGAGTCGATGGGGCGCCTCGGCGGCACCCTGGAGGGCACCCTGCGCGCGGTCCGCACCGTGAAGTCGAGCCGCGCCGAGGGGCGCCAGGGCGAGCGCATCCTCGCCGACGCCCGAGGGGCGCGCGACCACGCGATCCGCGCGGTCCGGACCACGGCCGTGGCGTGGACGGTCTCGTGGGGCGGCATCCAGCTCGCGATCGTCGTCATCCTCGGCCTCGGCGCGTGGCGCGTCGCGGATGGGCTGCTCGCGGTGTCGAGCCTCGTCGCCTTCCTCCTGTACGCGTTCAACATCGTCGGCCCCATCACCGAGCTGACCCAGAGCTTCACGCAGCTCCAGTCGGGCATCGCCGCGGCCGCGCGCATCCGCGAGGTCACGCAGATGGAGACCGAGGACGGCCCCGTCCCCGCCGCGCGGGTGGGGGCAGCGGCCGTCGACGGCGTGCGCGCCCGCGTCGCGCTCCCGGCCGGGGCGCCCCCGGACGACGTGCCCGTCGTCGAGCTGCGGCACGTCACCGCCGCCTACGGCCCCGACGCGCCGCCCGCGGTCCGGGACGTGTCGTTCGCCGTGCCCCGGCACGGGCACACGGCCCTGGTCGGACCGTCGGGGGCGGGCAAGACCACGGTGTTCTCGCTGCTGCTGCGCTTCCTCGAGCCGCAGGACGGCACGCTCCTGCTCGACGGCGTGCCGTTCGCCGAGGTCGGGCACGACGCGCTGCGCGCGCGGTTCGCCTACGTCGAGCAGGAGACACCGATCGTGCCCGGCACCATCCGCGAGAACCTGCTGTTCAGCGCCCCGGAGGCGACGGACGAGGAGGTCGGGCAGGTGCTGCGGGCGGTGCGGCTCGACGGCGCGTTCGACGGACTGCCCGAGGGGCTCGACACGTCCCTGTCGTCCACGTCGGTCTCGGGTGGGCAGCGGCAGCGGATCGCGCTGGCCCGCGCGCTGCTGCGGCGCCCGGACGTGCTGCTGCTCGACGAGGCGACCGCGCAGGTCGACGGCCTGACGGAGGCGGCGGTCCACGACTGCATCCGGGCCGCCGCGCGCACGGGCGCGGTCGTGACGGTCGCGCACCGCCTGTCCACGGTGGTGGACGCCGACACGATCCTCGTCATGGAGGAGGGCCGGGTCCGCGCGAGCGGCACCCACGAGGAGCTCCTGGCGCAGGACCCCCTCTACCGCGACCTGGTCGAGGCCCTGCGCATCGGCGTCGAGCTCCCGTCCCGCACCGCGTCCTGA
- a CDS encoding adhesin, translating to MTENARTAVRTLTERAGLPDETGGLRIAEQEAGGFELALVAAPVPGDDVVAESGARVYVDPLTSQTLSDQRLDVEPTGAGSSFTLTPQ from the coding sequence ATGACCGAGAACGCCCGCACCGCCGTCCGGACCCTCACCGAGCGGGCCGGCCTGCCCGACGAGACCGGTGGTCTGCGGATCGCCGAGCAGGAGGCGGGCGGCTTCGAGCTCGCGCTCGTCGCCGCACCCGTGCCCGGGGACGACGTGGTGGCCGAGTCCGGCGCCCGCGTCTACGTCGACCCGCTCACGTCGCAGACGCTGTCCGACCAGCGCCTCGACGTCGAGCCGACCGGCGCAGGGTCGAGCTTCACCCTCACCCCGCAGTGA
- a CDS encoding M15 family metallopeptidase, whose product MRPRPRLLVLALLPVVAAGCAPAPAPAPPTVTVAHAPAAKAAAPSPVAPPPTPTPTPTPTPTPAGPVFVGTVDALSPEVVTRMAASWRPGCPVPLEDLRYVTVTHHGFDGEVVQGELVVHADVADGIVGVFRTLFEVGYPIRSMRLVDDFGADDDASMAADNTSAFNCRAITGGTGWSEHAYGRAIDVNPVENPYVRGRHVAPSAGREFAERTARPGVILAGDAVVQAFAAAGWRWGGDWSSPVDYQHFSVTGR is encoded by the coding sequence GTGCGTCCGCGTCCGCGGCTCCTGGTGCTCGCGCTGCTGCCCGTCGTGGCCGCAGGGTGCGCGCCGGCGCCTGCGCCCGCGCCGCCGACGGTGACGGTCGCGCACGCCCCCGCGGCCAAGGCGGCCGCGCCGAGCCCCGTCGCGCCGCCCCCCACGCCGACGCCGACCCCCACGCCGACCCCCACGCCGGCCGGACCCGTGTTCGTGGGCACGGTCGACGCGCTCTCGCCCGAGGTCGTCACGCGCATGGCGGCCTCGTGGCGCCCCGGCTGCCCCGTGCCGCTCGAGGACCTGCGGTACGTCACGGTCACGCACCACGGGTTCGACGGCGAGGTCGTGCAGGGCGAGCTCGTGGTCCACGCGGACGTCGCCGACGGGATCGTCGGCGTGTTCCGGACGCTGTTCGAGGTCGGGTACCCGATCCGCTCCATGCGGCTCGTGGACGACTTCGGGGCGGACGACGACGCGTCCATGGCCGCCGACAACACCTCGGCGTTCAACTGCCGGGCGATCACCGGCGGCACCGGCTGGTCGGAGCACGCGTACGGCCGCGCGATCGACGTCAACCCGGTCGAGAACCCCTACGTGCGGGGACGGCACGTCGCGCCGTCGGCGGGGCGGGAGTTCGCGGAGCGGACCGCGCGGCCCGGTGTGATCCTTGCGGGCGACGCCGTCGTGCAGGCGTTCGCCGCCGCGGGGTGGCGGTGGGGCGGCGACTGGTCGTCACCGGTCGACTACCAGCACTTCTCGGTCACGGGTCGCTGA